AAGATGATCAAAAAATATGTGTGTATAGGCTTGGGATTGCTGTGTTTCGGACTGGGTGCTGTCGGTGTTCTTTTGCCTCTGCTGCCAACGACACCCTTTCTCCTGGCCGCAGCCTTTTTCTTTGCCAGGGGTTCAGAGAAATTCAATACTTGGTTTTTAGCAACAGAGCTGTATAAAAATCATCTGGAGAGTTTTGTCAGCACCCGCTCCATGACCTTTAAAACGAAAGCAAGCATACTGGCCTTTGCGTCAGCTATGCT
This genomic stretch from Desulfitobacterium chlororespirans DSM 11544 harbors:
- a CDS encoding YbaN family protein, which gives rise to MIKKYVCIGLGLLCFGLGAVGVLLPLLPTTPFLLAAAFFFARGSEKFNTWFLATELYKNHLESFVSTRSMTFKTKASILAFASAMLLLAFIFTNNSLARVLIAGMFIFKYYYFTFHITTLKKDERAND